Proteins from a genomic interval of Microbacterium phyllosphaerae:
- a CDS encoding ComEA family DNA-binding protein, whose protein sequence is MPDSPPPPTSSPRRLRLSIGAAIVLALVVLSAAVGLGLMRGQAAPTESVPLATDASADGGGTTGELYVHVLGAVEHPGLYVLDLDARLVDAVAAAGGTTDDADLAAINLARVLEDGEQIIVPTVGAAADGPGAVAPSDDRIDLNAADQAALETLPRIGPALAERIIAWRDENGRFQSVDDLLAVPGIGEKLLAGIRDGVRV, encoded by the coding sequence ATGCCCGATTCTCCGCCTCCGCCGACGTCTTCGCCGCGCCGGTTACGGCTGAGCATCGGAGCGGCGATCGTTCTGGCGCTGGTCGTGCTGTCGGCGGCCGTCGGACTCGGGCTGATGAGAGGACAGGCGGCGCCGACCGAATCGGTGCCGCTGGCGACGGATGCTTCGGCTGACGGCGGGGGCACCACGGGCGAGCTCTACGTGCATGTGCTCGGTGCTGTCGAGCATCCAGGCCTCTACGTCCTCGACCTCGATGCGCGACTCGTCGATGCGGTGGCGGCCGCCGGTGGTACCACCGACGACGCAGACCTCGCCGCGATCAACCTCGCGCGCGTGCTCGAGGACGGCGAACAGATCATCGTGCCGACCGTCGGGGCGGCGGCGGACGGCCCGGGGGCTGTGGCGCCTTCGGACGACCGTATCGACCTGAATGCGGCGGACCAGGCCGCACTCGAGACGCTGCCGCGCATCGGTCCTGCGCTTGCGGAGCGGATCATCGCCTGGCGCGACGAGAACGGACGATTCCAGTCCGTCGACGACCTGCTGGCCGTCCCGGGGATAGGGGAGAAGCTGCTCGCCGGCATCCGCGACGGTGTGCGGGTGTGA
- a CDS encoding App1 family protein, translating to MASSPPAPRIHWFARLEHRLHVWREGRARRRGRTATILPFPGYGGPGWVRVVGRVLIVPPQRSTKDGEPASVRGWRSFVGIPVSFAKVAVQIGDSVHHVVADRGGVIDSVVHVELEPGWQTFTFSVEGQPPVEATAFIVAESTHFGVVSDVDDTVMVTALPRPFIAAWNSFVVDEHARIPVPGMAVLLDQVLREYPGAPMIYLSTGAWNVAPTLRRFLGRHLFPAGSMLLTDWGPTHDRWFRSGREHKLTNLRRLATEFPHVKWLLIGDDGQHDESIYSEFMDEHPGSVAGVAIRRLLPAEAVLAGGRAGHEPHSEDVAPWVSAEDGAGLRDLLGEAGILR from the coding sequence ATGGCTTCGTCACCCCCGGCGCCGCGGATCCACTGGTTCGCGCGTCTCGAACACCGCCTCCACGTGTGGCGTGAGGGACGAGCGCGCCGTCGCGGTCGCACCGCGACCATCCTCCCGTTCCCCGGTTACGGCGGACCCGGATGGGTGCGCGTCGTCGGGCGAGTGCTGATCGTTCCGCCCCAGCGCAGCACGAAGGACGGAGAGCCGGCGAGTGTGCGCGGCTGGCGGAGCTTCGTCGGGATCCCCGTGAGCTTCGCGAAGGTCGCCGTGCAGATCGGCGATTCGGTGCACCATGTCGTCGCCGACCGCGGCGGTGTGATCGATTCCGTCGTGCACGTGGAGCTCGAGCCGGGGTGGCAGACGTTCACGTTCTCCGTCGAAGGACAGCCTCCGGTCGAGGCCACGGCGTTCATCGTCGCCGAGTCGACTCATTTCGGCGTCGTCTCCGACGTCGACGACACGGTCATGGTAACGGCTCTTCCCCGGCCGTTCATCGCCGCCTGGAATTCCTTCGTCGTCGACGAGCATGCACGCATCCCCGTCCCCGGCATGGCCGTGCTTCTCGACCAGGTCCTGCGGGAGTACCCCGGTGCGCCGATGATCTACCTGTCGACGGGGGCCTGGAACGTCGCGCCGACACTTCGACGCTTCCTCGGGCGCCATCTGTTCCCCGCAGGTTCCATGCTCCTCACCGACTGGGGTCCCACGCACGACCGCTGGTTCCGCAGCGGACGCGAGCACAAGCTCACCAACCTGCGTCGCCTGGCGACGGAGTTCCCGCACGTCAAGTGGCTGCTCATCGGAGACGACGGCCAGCACGACGAATCGATCTACTCGGAGTTCATGGACGAGCACCCCGGCTCCGTGGCCGGTGTCGCGATCCGTCGCCTTCTGCCCGCAGAGGCCGTGCTCGCCGGTGGACGCGCGGGTCACGAGCCGCACTCCGAAGACGTCGCCCCCTGGGTGAGCGCCGAAGACGGCGCGGGCCTGCGCGATCTCCTCGGCGAAGCCGGCATCCTCCGCTGA
- a CDS encoding glycoside hydrolase family 3 N-terminal domain-containing protein, with translation MFRRRAWAVAAAVVVGLSALNVSATASAHQTEGAPATIAAADPPGPHGRAEALVAEMTTAEQAASIVMGHIPTTDTTALSAYMAQGLGGFILMGANIPATDAELLALTASLTVDAEIPPLIAIDQEGGIVSRLPGDTYAASTTLKSRPVADTSAAFSARAALVAKMGIGVDFGTVADVTADPASFIYGRALGTDPTSSADRVEAATIAQEQVVASTLKHFPGHGAAPGDSHHAIPTTDETLEEWRASDAVPFVAGIDVGASLLMFGHLAYTAVDSAPASLSARWHEIAREELGFDGVIVTDDLGMLQSSGLPEYSDPVVNAVTAVVAGSDLVLMIAGSTADTASEIVAGITAAVDAGTLPAERLADAATRVMSLRLQSTASSAQWSLCAECEPAG, from the coding sequence GTGTTCCGGCGTCGTGCCTGGGCGGTCGCAGCGGCCGTGGTCGTAGGGCTATCCGCACTGAACGTCTCCGCGACGGCATCCGCTCACCAGACGGAGGGCGCGCCTGCGACGATCGCCGCCGCAGACCCGCCAGGTCCCCATGGTCGTGCCGAGGCACTGGTGGCGGAGATGACGACAGCCGAACAGGCGGCGAGCATCGTGATGGGGCACATCCCGACGACCGACACCACGGCCCTGAGCGCTTACATGGCGCAGGGGCTCGGCGGCTTCATCCTGATGGGGGCGAACATCCCGGCGACGGACGCCGAACTCCTCGCACTCACCGCGTCTCTGACGGTCGACGCCGAGATTCCTCCGCTCATCGCGATCGACCAGGAGGGTGGCATCGTCTCTCGCCTCCCGGGTGACACCTACGCGGCCTCGACGACGTTGAAGAGCCGACCGGTGGCCGACACGTCGGCGGCGTTCTCCGCCAGGGCAGCACTGGTCGCGAAGATGGGCATCGGCGTCGACTTCGGCACGGTTGCCGATGTGACGGCCGATCCCGCGTCCTTCATCTACGGCAGGGCCCTGGGCACCGATCCGACGTCATCGGCGGATCGGGTCGAGGCCGCCACGATCGCGCAGGAGCAGGTCGTCGCGTCGACGCTCAAGCACTTTCCGGGGCACGGTGCCGCCCCCGGTGACTCGCACCATGCGATCCCGACGACAGACGAGACGCTCGAGGAGTGGCGGGCGAGCGATGCGGTGCCGTTCGTCGCCGGAATCGATGTGGGAGCCTCGCTGCTGATGTTCGGTCATCTGGCCTACACAGCGGTCGACTCCGCGCCGGCATCGCTCTCGGCCCGCTGGCACGAGATCGCCCGCGAGGAGCTGGGATTCGACGGAGTGATCGTCACCGACGACCTCGGGATGCTGCAGTCCTCGGGGCTTCCGGAGTACTCCGACCCGGTGGTGAATGCCGTCACCGCGGTCGTCGCCGGGAGCGACCTCGTGCTCATGATCGCCGGGTCGACTGCGGACACCGCGTCAGAGATCGTCGCGGGGATCACCGCGGCCGTCGACGCCGGCACGCTCCCCGCCGAGCGACTCGCCGACGCCGCCACGAGGGTCATGTCCCTGCGTCTGCAGTCCACCGCGTCGAGCGCCCAGTGGTCGCTGTGTGCGGAGTGTGAGCCGGCCGGCTGA
- the leuS gene encoding leucine--tRNA ligase has protein sequence MSENLSTSPVDEETSSAHAIQAKWQKYWAENETFLTGGDDDTRPRRYVLAMFPYPSGDLHMGHAENYLYSDIVARFWRHRGHNVLNPIGWDSFGLPAENAAIRQGADPREWTYQNIAQQKRAFQNYGVSFDWSRVLHTSDPEYYRWNQWLFLKLHERGLAYRKKSAVNWCPNDQTVLANEQVVDGRCDRCGAEVVKKKLTQWYFKITDYADRLLDDLNQLEGFWPHKVLQMQRNWIGRSIGADVDFRIEGRDEPVTVFSTRPDTLHGATFFVVAPDSDLASELAADAPAEVRERFAKYLGDVQKTTDVDRQATDRPKTGVFLERYAINPVNGEKLPVWAADYVLADYGHGAVMAVPAHDQRDLDFARAFDLPVKVVVDTTAPVTGAMPVIEVDDEGVPIDTGAALDEQNPASTGIALTGEGRMINSGPLNGLSKRNAIARAIEQLEASGTGRAAKNYRLRDWLISRQRFWGTPIPMLHAEDGRIIPVPEDQLPVKLPSVEGLDLKPKGSSPLGAAESWVRTVDAASGDPVLRDPDTMDTFVDSSWYFLRFLSPNSDTVAFDPAQAARWSPVDSYIGGVEHAILHLLYARFITKVLFDMGLIDFTEPFSNLINQGMVLLDGAKMSKSKGNLVLFEEELDAYGADALRVGLAFAGPVEDDKDWADVSTTGAQKFLARALRIANEVSSPVDVVFAGGDAALRRATHKLLADAPALVEQTKFNVLVARLMELVNVTRKTIDGAAGAADPAVREAAETIAVMLDLIAPHTAEEIWEILGHEPSVGLVTWRSADPALLVEDTVTAVVQVGGKVRAQLEVPARIGEAELEALARADERVIRSIGDREIIKVVVRAPKIVSIVVKG, from the coding sequence TTGTCTGAGAACCTGTCCACCTCTCCCGTCGACGAGGAGACCTCCTCGGCGCACGCTATCCAGGCCAAGTGGCAGAAGTACTGGGCGGAGAACGAGACGTTCCTCACCGGCGGCGACGACGACACGCGGCCCCGCCGCTACGTGCTGGCGATGTTCCCGTACCCCTCGGGTGACCTGCACATGGGACACGCCGAGAACTACCTCTATTCCGACATCGTGGCTCGCTTCTGGCGTCACCGAGGGCACAACGTGCTCAACCCGATCGGCTGGGACTCGTTCGGTCTGCCGGCCGAGAACGCGGCCATCCGCCAGGGAGCCGACCCGCGTGAGTGGACCTACCAGAACATCGCCCAGCAGAAGCGGGCGTTCCAGAACTACGGCGTCTCGTTCGACTGGTCGCGCGTGCTGCACACGTCCGACCCGGAGTACTACCGCTGGAACCAGTGGCTGTTCCTGAAGCTGCACGAGCGCGGCCTGGCGTATCGCAAGAAGAGCGCTGTCAACTGGTGCCCGAACGACCAGACGGTGCTCGCGAACGAGCAGGTCGTCGACGGACGCTGCGATCGCTGCGGTGCCGAGGTCGTGAAGAAGAAGCTGACCCAGTGGTACTTCAAGATCACGGACTACGCCGACCGACTGCTCGACGACCTGAACCAGCTTGAGGGCTTCTGGCCGCACAAGGTGCTGCAGATGCAGCGCAACTGGATCGGCCGTTCGATCGGCGCCGACGTCGACTTCCGCATCGAGGGTCGCGACGAGCCGGTCACCGTGTTCTCGACCCGTCCGGACACGCTGCACGGCGCGACGTTCTTCGTCGTCGCACCCGACTCCGACCTGGCGAGCGAGCTCGCCGCGGATGCTCCTGCTGAGGTGCGCGAGCGCTTCGCAAAGTACCTGGGTGACGTGCAGAAGACGACCGACGTCGACCGTCAGGCGACCGATCGTCCGAAGACCGGTGTCTTCCTGGAGCGATACGCGATCAACCCCGTCAACGGCGAGAAGCTGCCGGTGTGGGCTGCGGATTACGTGCTGGCGGACTACGGTCACGGTGCGGTCATGGCCGTGCCAGCGCACGACCAGCGCGACCTCGACTTCGCCCGTGCCTTCGATCTGCCGGTCAAGGTCGTCGTCGACACGACGGCGCCGGTCACCGGCGCGATGCCGGTCATCGAGGTCGATGACGAGGGCGTGCCGATCGACACGGGTGCCGCTCTCGACGAGCAGAACCCCGCATCCACCGGCATCGCTCTGACGGGTGAGGGCCGGATGATCAACTCCGGACCCCTGAACGGTCTGTCCAAGCGCAACGCGATCGCCCGTGCGATCGAGCAGCTCGAAGCGTCGGGAACGGGTCGTGCGGCGAAGAACTATCGCCTCCGCGACTGGCTGATCTCGCGCCAGCGCTTCTGGGGCACGCCCATCCCGATGCTGCACGCCGAGGACGGCCGGATCATCCCGGTGCCCGAGGATCAGCTGCCGGTGAAGCTGCCCAGCGTCGAGGGACTCGACCTGAAGCCCAAGGGCTCGTCGCCTCTGGGCGCGGCCGAGAGCTGGGTGCGCACGGTCGACGCCGCGAGCGGCGACCCCGTGCTGCGTGACCCCGACACCATGGACACGTTCGTGGACAGCTCGTGGTATTTCCTGCGCTTCCTCTCGCCGAACAGCGACACGGTGGCGTTCGATCCGGCTCAGGCAGCCCGCTGGTCGCCCGTCGACTCGTACATCGGTGGGGTCGAGCACGCGATCCTGCACCTGCTCTACGCGCGCTTCATCACCAAGGTCCTCTTCGACATGGGCCTGATCGACTTCACCGAGCCGTTCTCGAACCTGATCAACCAGGGTATGGTGCTGCTCGACGGCGCGAAGATGTCGAAGAGCAAGGGCAACCTCGTGCTCTTCGAAGAGGAGCTCGACGCGTACGGCGCCGACGCGCTGCGCGTGGGCCTCGCCTTCGCCGGCCCGGTGGAAGACGACAAGGACTGGGCGGACGTCTCGACGACCGGTGCCCAGAAGTTCCTCGCCCGAGCCCTCCGCATCGCGAACGAGGTCTCCTCGCCCGTCGACGTGGTGTTCGCCGGCGGTGACGCCGCGCTGCGCCGCGCTACGCACAAGCTGCTCGCCGATGCGCCCGCGCTGGTCGAGCAGACGAAGTTCAACGTGCTCGTCGCCCGTCTGATGGAGCTGGTGAACGTCACCCGCAAGACCATCGACGGCGCGGCAGGCGCAGCGGACCCGGCGGTCCGTGAGGCCGCTGAGACGATCGCCGTGATGCTCGACCTGATCGCACCGCACACGGCGGAGGAGATCTGGGAGATCCTCGGCCACGAGCCGTCCGTCGGCCTCGTCACCTGGCGCTCGGCTGACCCGGCACTCCTCGTCGAGGACACGGTGACGGCCGTCGTGCAGGTGGGCGGCAAGGTCCGCGCCCAGCTCGAGGTGCCCGCGCGCATCGGTGAGGCCGAGCTCGAGGCGCTGGCACGCGCCGACGAGCGCGTCATCCGCTCGATCGGCGACCGCGAGATCATCAAGGTGGTCGTGCGCGCCCCCAAGATCGTCAGCATCGTCGTCAAGGGCTGA
- a CDS encoding DedA family protein, producing the protein MDDLVPWLIDFMRSIDPVARTLVAGLAVLLETSVLIGLVFPGDTVVLVASIGITSVPQAVAMVIAVVVGALIGESIGFWLGRWIGPHIRASWVGRRVGEENWVRAERYLARRGGIAIFLSRFLPVLHSLVPLTVGMSHYSYRRFLAWTAPACLLWATAYVSITSLAAGSFDELADKVHYAGYLFVGIIALFLIAVFVIKKVISRLEARHLDISDAKDSTDVKD; encoded by the coding sequence GTGGACGACTTGGTGCCGTGGCTGATCGACTTCATGCGGTCGATCGACCCGGTCGCTCGGACTCTCGTGGCCGGGCTCGCGGTGTTGCTGGAGACCAGCGTCCTGATCGGCCTGGTGTTCCCGGGTGACACGGTCGTCCTCGTCGCGTCGATCGGCATCACGAGCGTGCCGCAGGCGGTGGCGATGGTCATCGCCGTCGTGGTGGGTGCGCTGATCGGCGAGAGCATCGGCTTCTGGCTGGGCCGCTGGATCGGCCCCCACATCCGCGCGTCCTGGGTCGGGCGTCGAGTCGGCGAAGAGAACTGGGTGCGTGCGGAACGGTATCTCGCCCGCCGGGGCGGTATCGCCATCTTCCTCTCGCGCTTCCTCCCCGTGCTGCACTCGCTGGTCCCCCTCACGGTCGGGATGAGCCATTACTCCTACCGCCGCTTCCTCGCCTGGACGGCTCCCGCCTGTCTGCTCTGGGCCACCGCCTACGTGAGCATCACCTCGCTCGCCGCCGGCAGCTTCGACGAGCTCGCCGACAAGGTGCACTACGCGGGGTACCTCTTCGTCGGCATCATCGCCCTGTTCCTGATCGCGGTCTTCGTCATCAAGAAGGTCATCTCGCGGCTCGAGGCTCGTCACCTCGACATCTCCGACGCGAAGGACTCGACCGACGTGAAAGACTGA
- a CDS encoding NAD(P)-binding domain-containing protein, protein MSILDSVVIGAGQAGLSASYHLTRLGISHVVLDSDAAAGGAWRHRWDALTMRDVHGVAELPDDTPPPRDGQRANMAVPAYFAAYEKAHRLPVVRPVRVDRVEDDDGILVVHAGDRQWRARTLVNATGTWTHPFLPHYPGMETFVGEQLHTVDYPGPEHFLGKRVLVVGGGASAVQFLGALTPLTDTIWATRTEPVWRNDDFTPEAGAAAVALVEQRVARGLPPQSVVSVTGLMLRPQEREAERLGAYAARRPMFARIEPDGVCWVDGSFERVDVILWATGFRPAIAHLAPLHLRSAAGGIQLDRNGRGTTAVQDPRIQLVGYGPSASTIGANRAGRSAAKGVQRALSVAPVPRPVS, encoded by the coding sequence GTGAGCATCCTGGACAGCGTCGTGATCGGCGCCGGTCAGGCCGGTCTGTCGGCCTCGTACCATCTGACCCGTCTCGGCATCTCCCACGTGGTCCTCGATTCCGACGCCGCAGCCGGGGGAGCGTGGCGGCACCGGTGGGACGCGCTCACCATGCGCGATGTGCACGGCGTGGCCGAACTTCCGGATGACACGCCTCCTCCGCGCGACGGGCAGCGAGCCAATATGGCCGTTCCGGCATACTTCGCGGCCTACGAGAAGGCGCACAGACTCCCGGTCGTCCGCCCTGTGCGGGTCGATCGAGTGGAGGACGATGACGGCATCCTCGTGGTGCACGCGGGAGACCGCCAGTGGCGGGCACGCACCCTCGTGAACGCGACCGGCACCTGGACGCATCCGTTTCTCCCGCACTACCCGGGGATGGAGACGTTCGTCGGCGAGCAGCTGCACACGGTCGACTACCCGGGGCCGGAGCACTTCCTCGGCAAGAGGGTGCTCGTCGTCGGTGGGGGAGCCTCGGCCGTGCAGTTCCTCGGAGCACTCACCCCGCTCACGGACACGATCTGGGCGACCCGCACAGAGCCTGTGTGGCGGAACGACGACTTCACGCCCGAAGCGGGAGCCGCGGCGGTCGCTCTCGTCGAGCAGCGGGTGGCGCGGGGTCTTCCTCCGCAGAGCGTCGTGAGCGTGACGGGGCTGATGCTGCGTCCGCAGGAGCGCGAGGCCGAGCGGCTGGGGGCCTACGCCGCACGGCGGCCCATGTTCGCGCGCATCGAGCCCGACGGCGTCTGCTGGGTGGACGGGTCTTTCGAACGCGTCGACGTGATCCTGTGGGCGACCGGGTTCCGCCCTGCGATCGCCCATCTCGCGCCGCTGCACCTGCGCAGCGCGGCCGGCGGCATCCAGCTCGACCGCAACGGCCGCGGGACGACCGCGGTGCAGGATCCTCGCATCCAGCTCGTCGGCTACGGTCCCTCGGCGAGCACGATCGGCGCCAACAGAGCGGGGCGATCGGCGGCGAAGGGCGTGCAGCGGGCGCTATCCGTGGCACCCGTTCCGCGTCCCGTGAGCTGA
- a CDS encoding SDR family oxidoreductase — MSRIIVFGGHGRIALLLAPLLLARGDEVTSVIRNPDHVAEVEKTGARALVSDVETLGTAELAEIIRGHDAVVWSAGAGGGSAERTYAVDRDAAIRTMDAAVDAGTKRYVMVSWIGSKADHGVPEDADFFPYADAKWAADEHLRGTELDGTILGPGTLTFDEPTGRIVLDPEGKGEVSRADVAAVIAETLSVPSTFGRTIRFGNGADDTAVPIVDALSA; from the coding sequence ATGTCGCGAATCATCGTCTTCGGCGGCCACGGCCGCATCGCTCTGCTCCTCGCTCCTCTGCTCCTCGCCCGCGGTGATGAGGTCACGTCGGTCATCCGCAACCCGGATCACGTCGCCGAGGTCGAGAAGACCGGAGCCCGCGCGTTGGTCTCAGATGTCGAGACCCTCGGCACGGCCGAGCTCGCGGAGATCATCCGCGGGCACGACGCCGTGGTGTGGTCTGCAGGGGCCGGTGGCGGATCCGCGGAGCGCACCTATGCGGTCGATCGCGACGCCGCGATCCGCACGATGGATGCTGCGGTGGATGCGGGCACGAAACGCTACGTGATGGTGTCGTGGATCGGCTCGAAGGCCGATCACGGCGTGCCGGAGGATGCCGACTTCTTCCCCTACGCGGACGCGAAGTGGGCGGCCGACGAGCACCTTCGAGGTACCGAGCTCGACGGAACAATCCTCGGCCCTGGAACCCTCACCTTCGACGAGCCGACCGGCCGCATCGTCCTCGATCCTGAGGGCAAGGGCGAGGTCTCGCGCGCCGATGTCGCTGCGGTGATCGCAGAGACCCTCTCCGTCCCGTCGACCTTCGGCCGCACGATCCGGTTCGGAAACGGCGCGGACGACACCGCTGTGCCGATCGTCGACGCCCTCAGCGCCTGA
- a CDS encoding 3-methyladenine DNA glycosylase: MTASLSRRVWLERERAHQERADALTAAHRERASRREKHPVWDFLFTYYSYKPAQLRRWHPGAGVELEEAPERLSWRWYSPGSSEHSAVPDAATFAGEKSELAALIERMLRRTASRPGQFGCFGLHEWAMVYHADEHRHPVPLRLGQAGTDAVVENHDLRCTHFDAFRFFTPEAVPRNRTELTRDDQSLFEQPGCLHAGMDLYKWALKLGPLVPGELLLDAFELARDIRLLDMQAAPYDLSAWDVVPVPIETAEGKAEYVSQQRVFADRGTRLRGELLQAWLGSARSVSLSA, from the coding sequence ATGACCGCATCCCTCTCCCGGCGCGTCTGGCTGGAGCGCGAGCGCGCGCACCAGGAACGAGCGGATGCCCTCACCGCCGCACACCGGGAGAGGGCGTCCCGACGCGAGAAGCACCCCGTCTGGGACTTCCTCTTCACCTACTACAGCTACAAGCCTGCCCAGCTGCGTCGGTGGCATCCCGGTGCGGGCGTGGAGCTCGAGGAGGCCCCCGAGCGGCTGAGCTGGCGCTGGTACTCACCCGGGTCGAGCGAGCACAGCGCCGTCCCCGACGCCGCGACATTCGCCGGTGAGAAGTCGGAGCTCGCTGCGCTCATCGAACGGATGCTGCGTCGCACCGCCTCACGCCCGGGGCAGTTCGGGTGCTTCGGCCTGCACGAGTGGGCCATGGTCTATCACGCCGACGAGCACCGGCATCCCGTCCCCCTCCGCCTCGGACAGGCCGGGACCGACGCGGTGGTCGAGAACCATGACCTCCGCTGCACGCACTTCGACGCCTTCCGCTTCTTCACCCCTGAGGCCGTGCCCCGCAACCGCACCGAGCTGACACGCGACGATCAGTCCCTGTTCGAGCAGCCCGGCTGCCTGCACGCCGGCATGGACCTGTACAAGTGGGCACTGAAGCTCGGCCCCCTCGTACCCGGCGAACTGCTGCTCGACGCTTTCGAGCTCGCCCGCGACATCCGACTGCTCGACATGCAGGCAGCGCCCTATGACCTCTCCGCATGGGACGTCGTCCCTGTGCCGATCGAGACGGCCGAGGGCAAAGCCGAGTACGTGAGTCAGCAGCGCGTCTTCGCCGACCGCGGCACCCGTCTTCGCGGCGAACTGCTGCAGGCGTGGCTCGGGTCCGCGCGCTCCGTGTCCCTCAGCGCCTGA
- a CDS encoding anthranilate synthase component I family protein — translation MPERLSTRVLEDGVNPAALFLALEREEPDVFWLDAGASAAEGWSFIGTGEPATFPAHVRLDASAMRVDPSQPPLRDGWVGWYDYETGARAAGAPVSESEEPGGGAWLRTTRFAAVDHTTGRVWVAAPEADLDAWAVFVADRGSADIGEAPALAAEPSRAAARHTPDDYGALIERCRDLIRAGIAYQLCLTTRFTVPGEHDPVSVYRRLRSATPAHHGGFVRIGGRSLLSASPEQFLHAEGGVIRTRPIKGTRPRSQDPVQDAALAAELATDVKERAENVMIVDLMRNDLSQVCEPGSIRVDALWAVESYPAVHQLVSTVSGEAAVGTTAGALFDASFPAGSMTGAPKLSAMTRLHELEGGPRGVYAGCFGYIGDDGSLDLAMVIRSIVIDHERAVVGAGGGITWRSVAASEVAEVATKARAPLAALGAEMPAAWASDILN, via the coding sequence GTGCCCGAACGCCTGAGCACCCGCGTCCTGGAGGACGGGGTGAACCCTGCAGCGCTCTTCCTCGCGCTCGAGCGCGAGGAACCCGACGTCTTCTGGCTCGACGCCGGTGCCTCCGCGGCCGAGGGCTGGAGCTTCATCGGTACGGGAGAGCCCGCCACGTTCCCCGCTCACGTCAGGCTGGATGCATCGGCGATGCGGGTCGACCCCTCACAGCCTCCGCTGCGGGATGGCTGGGTGGGGTGGTACGACTACGAGACGGGCGCCCGCGCCGCAGGTGCCCCGGTGTCCGAGTCGGAAGAGCCTGGCGGTGGGGCATGGCTGCGCACCACCCGCTTCGCCGCCGTAGACCACACGACGGGGCGTGTCTGGGTAGCGGCACCGGAGGCCGACCTGGACGCGTGGGCTGTCTTCGTGGCGGACAGGGGATCTGCCGACATCGGCGAAGCGCCCGCGCTCGCCGCAGAGCCGAGCCGTGCCGCGGCCCGCCACACGCCCGACGACTACGGGGCCCTCATCGAACGGTGTCGTGACCTGATCAGAGCGGGGATCGCCTACCAGCTGTGTCTGACCACCCGCTTCACGGTTCCGGGGGAGCACGATCCCGTGTCGGTCTACCGTCGGCTGCGATCCGCCACCCCCGCCCATCACGGAGGCTTCGTACGGATCGGTGGCCGTTCCCTCCTCAGCGCGAGCCCTGAGCAGTTCCTCCACGCCGAAGGCGGAGTCATCCGCACCCGCCCCATCAAGGGAACGCGCCCGCGCAGCCAGGACCCGGTGCAGGATGCCGCGCTCGCCGCAGAGCTCGCGACCGACGTCAAGGAACGCGCCGAGAACGTCATGATCGTCGACCTCATGCGCAACGACCTGTCGCAGGTGTGCGAACCGGGGTCGATCCGCGTCGACGCCCTGTGGGCGGTCGAGAGCTATCCGGCGGTGCACCAGCTCGTCAGCACGGTGAGCGGTGAAGCCGCCGTCGGCACCACTGCCGGCGCGCTCTTCGACGCATCCTTCCCCGCCGGGAGTATGACCGGCGCCCCGAAGCTGTCGGCGATGACGCGACTGCACGAGCTGGAGGGTGGGCCCCGCGGGGTCTATGCCGGATGCTTCGGATACATCGGCGACGACGGCTCGCTCGACCTGGCGATGGTCATCCGCAGCATCGTCATCGACCACGAGCGCGCAGTGGTCGGAGCGGGTGGGGGCATCACATGGCGCTCCGTCGCGGCATCCGAGGTCGCCGAGGTCGCGACCAAAGCGCGGGCGCCCCTTGCAGCGCTCGGTGCGGAAATGCCTGCGGCCTGGGCTTCCGATATCCTGAACTGA